A window from Fodinibius salicampi encodes these proteins:
- a CDS encoding DUF3307 domain-containing protein, whose protein sequence is MSNFLQLFFQLLMAHLLADFFLQSKYMLRQKRRKRWKSPQLALHALIAGFLAYLFAAQWQSWLLVGIGTAFTHWLVDAIKVQVDKQKTTTAFIVDQLAHIAVIVTIAILLTEVPGGLDEVIDPEQWGIWAVYGAGLLLLFRPSSIFIQFVSGRWAEVVGDRADELPNAGAWIGYLERLLIFLFILVGEYAAIGLLIAAKSILRFRDDEKQRLTTEYILLGTLLSFTIAILIGMGVRFFAASV, encoded by the coding sequence TCAGAGCAAATATATGTTGCGGCAAAAGCGTCGAAAAAGGTGGAAATCTCCACAGCTTGCGCTGCACGCACTGATTGCGGGCTTTCTGGCCTATCTATTTGCAGCACAATGGCAAAGCTGGTTGTTGGTGGGCATAGGAACGGCGTTCACTCACTGGCTGGTAGATGCCATCAAAGTTCAGGTAGATAAACAGAAAACAACTACGGCTTTTATTGTAGATCAGCTTGCCCATATAGCGGTAATTGTTACTATTGCTATATTACTAACGGAGGTGCCCGGAGGATTAGATGAGGTGATTGACCCTGAACAATGGGGCATATGGGCGGTGTATGGAGCAGGCTTGTTACTGCTGTTTCGGCCAAGTAGTATCTTTATACAGTTTGTAAGCGGCAGGTGGGCAGAAGTTGTGGGAGACCGGGCAGATGAATTGCCCAATGCCGGGGCCTGGATTGGATATTTGGAGCGCTTGCTTATTTTTCTGTTTATACTCGTTGGAGAGTATGCCGCTATTGGTCTTCTAATTGCAGCGAAGTCTATTCTGCGATTCCGGGACGATGAGAAGCAGCGCCTGACAACGGAATACATCCTTCTTGGAACACTTTTAAGCTTTACCATCGCTATTTTAATTGGAATGGGAGTACGCTTTTTTGCGGCTTCTGTCTAA
- the accD gene encoding acetyl-CoA carboxylase, carboxyltransferase subunit beta, which yields MAWFKRKDKNIQTDERKEMPEGVWIKVPKTGETVHRRELEDNLWVDPLSGYHFRIGSEEYFSFLFDDGEFEEIGQDIVPTDPLEFEDRKKYSDRLEEYQEKTGLTDAVRVGVGKMNDLDVVITCMDFSFIGGSMGSVVGERIGMAIDHAREHEKPLIIISQSGGARMMESVLSLMQMAKTSAKLAQLEESGVPYISVMTNPTTGGVTASFAMLGDFNIAEPEALIGFAGPRVIRQTIGRDLPEGFQRSEYLLEHGFLDFITPRNQMKDEMTKLLNILLHKFEE from the coding sequence ATGGCCTGGTTTAAAAGAAAAGATAAAAATATCCAAACGGATGAACGTAAAGAAATGCCGGAAGGGGTCTGGATTAAAGTCCCCAAGACCGGTGAAACGGTTCACCGCCGCGAGCTGGAGGATAATCTCTGGGTAGATCCCCTTAGCGGTTATCACTTTCGTATCGGCAGTGAAGAATATTTCTCCTTTCTTTTTGATGACGGTGAGTTTGAAGAAATCGGCCAGGATATTGTACCAACTGATCCACTGGAGTTTGAAGACCGTAAGAAATACAGCGATCGATTGGAAGAGTACCAGGAAAAGACCGGACTTACTGATGCCGTACGTGTTGGCGTGGGTAAGATGAATGACTTGGATGTTGTAATTACCTGCATGGATTTTAGTTTCATCGGTGGCAGTATGGGATCGGTTGTCGGTGAACGTATAGGCATGGCCATCGATCACGCCCGCGAACACGAAAAACCGTTGATCATCATATCACAATCTGGTGGTGCCCGAATGATGGAAAGTGTGCTGAGCCTGATGCAAATGGCCAAAACTTCGGCCAAACTGGCACAACTCGAGGAGTCGGGCGTTCCCTATATTTCCGTAATGACGAATCCCACTACCGGTGGAGTGACTGCCAGTTTTGCGATGCTGGGCGATTTTAATATTGCCGAACCGGAAGCTCTGATCGGTTTTGCAGGCCCCCGTGTGATACGACAGACTATCGGTCGCGATCTGCCGGAAGGATTTCAGCGATCCGAGTATCTGTTGGAACATGGGTTTCTTGATTTTATTACCCCCCGTAATCAAATGAAGGACGAAATGACCAAGCTATTGAATATTTTACTCCACAAATTTGAAGAGTAG
- a CDS encoding S9 family peptidase: MKKLLLLAIIFGWILQPLSAQTQEVQFNHIFDNTFRAESIQNVNWMQDGRYYSTLKRVNGDIEIRKYDITTGDYEVLMSTSDLKVPGRDKPIIIQDYQFSADESKVLIKTDVESIWRRSTRENYFIYDFETGRTQKLTQSDQKQQYAQLSPSGEKAAFVQENNLYWVNLSTGEETAITTDGEFNKIINGAADWVYEEEFGFAKAWSWSPDGEKIAFYRFDESDVKEFFMTEWGELYPGLTRFKYPKAGEENSVVKIGVYDLDEDNTVWMDIGSENDQYIPRINWTKDPETLAIRRMNRLQNKQDLMLANANTGDTEIIKTEESDAWIDVHDDLIFLKNGEEFVYTSEESGYNHIYLYNLDGELIRQVTQGDWEVTNYLGYNEQTDRFYFVSTEESPLERHLYSIKRDGSDKRKMTDSEGWHSINMSRDFKYYINTSSSSGTPPQYTLHKINGAQVRVLEDNDELSDTLAEYDFPGKEFIKIPLPQATLNGYMIKPHNFDASKEYPVLFYVYGGPGSQTVQKNFSTSQRPLWHRYLASQGYIIVSVDNRGTGARGRDFEKQIYKKLGQYEVEDQIDAAKYLTEEYDFIDENRVGIWGWSYGGYMSTLALAQGNDIFSTAIAVAPVTSWKYYDTIYTERFMQTPEQNPEGYSKGSPLTYANQITGNYLLVHGTGDDNVHFQNTVEMIDRLVSANVQFETMFYPNRNHGIYGGNTREHLYRMLTDYILENL; encoded by the coding sequence ATGAAGAAACTACTTTTATTAGCCATAATTTTTGGTTGGATTCTGCAGCCTCTCTCAGCCCAGACCCAGGAAGTCCAATTCAACCATATATTCGATAACACCTTTAGAGCGGAAAGTATCCAAAATGTAAACTGGATGCAGGATGGCCGGTATTACAGTACTTTGAAGCGTGTCAACGGTGATATTGAGATTCGAAAATATGATATTACCACTGGGGATTATGAAGTGTTGATGTCTACTTCGGACTTAAAAGTACCGGGACGTGATAAGCCGATCATTATACAGGATTACCAGTTTTCTGCGGATGAAAGCAAGGTACTTATCAAAACCGATGTCGAATCGATCTGGCGGCGCAGTACCCGTGAAAATTATTTCATTTATGATTTTGAAACCGGTCGAACACAAAAGCTGACCCAATCGGACCAAAAACAGCAGTATGCCCAGCTTTCTCCGTCAGGGGAAAAGGCTGCTTTTGTACAGGAAAATAATCTCTATTGGGTAAACCTGTCTACCGGTGAGGAAACAGCTATCACAACCGACGGTGAATTTAATAAGATTATTAATGGCGCGGCCGACTGGGTATACGAAGAAGAATTTGGTTTTGCAAAAGCCTGGAGCTGGTCTCCGGATGGGGAAAAGATTGCCTTTTATCGTTTTGATGAGTCTGATGTGAAAGAATTTTTTATGACCGAATGGGGAGAATTGTACCCTGGACTCACACGCTTTAAGTATCCGAAAGCCGGTGAGGAAAATTCGGTGGTCAAAATTGGAGTTTATGATTTGGATGAGGATAATACCGTATGGATGGATATAGGTTCAGAAAATGATCAGTATATCCCCCGCATCAATTGGACGAAAGATCCCGAGACACTGGCCATTCGTCGCATGAACAGACTGCAAAATAAGCAGGACTTGATGCTTGCTAATGCAAATACCGGCGATACCGAGATTATAAAAACAGAAGAAAGTGATGCCTGGATTGATGTGCATGACGATCTGATTTTTTTAAAAAATGGCGAAGAGTTTGTCTATACCAGTGAAGAATCCGGCTATAATCATATTTACCTGTACAACCTTGATGGAGAATTGATTCGTCAGGTTACTCAAGGGGACTGGGAGGTAACGAATTATCTTGGTTATAATGAGCAAACCGATCGATTTTATTTTGTGAGCACTGAGGAATCGCCACTTGAACGCCATCTCTACAGTATAAAGCGCGATGGAAGCGATAAGCGAAAAATGACGGATAGCGAGGGATGGCATAGTATCAACATGAGCCGTGACTTTAAATACTATATCAATACCTCATCCTCCTCGGGTACTCCGCCGCAATACACTCTGCACAAGATTAATGGAGCTCAGGTGCGCGTGTTGGAGGATAATGATGAACTGAGTGATACCCTTGCCGAATATGATTTTCCGGGAAAAGAATTTATCAAAATCCCTCTGCCACAGGCGACACTCAATGGCTATATGATAAAGCCCCATAATTTTGATGCTTCCAAAGAATACCCGGTTCTTTTTTATGTGTATGGAGGTCCTGGAAGCCAGACGGTACAGAAGAACTTTTCTACCTCTCAGCGACCGTTGTGGCATCGTTACCTGGCTTCGCAGGGCTATATTATTGTGAGTGTGGATAATCGCGGAACCGGTGCCCGGGGACGTGATTTTGAAAAGCAGATTTACAAGAAGCTGGGGCAGTATGAGGTGGAAGACCAGATTGATGCTGCTAAATACCTGACAGAAGAGTATGATTTTATTGATGAGAATAGAGTTGGAATCTGGGGCTGGAGCTATGGTGGATATATGTCTACATTGGCCCTGGCACAGGGAAATGATATTTTTAGTACGGCCATTGCGGTTGCGCCGGTAACGAGCTGGAAGTATTACGATACGATTTATACCGAGCGCTTTATGCAGACTCCTGAGCAAAATCCTGAAGGGTACAGCAAGGGTTCACCGCTAACCTACGCAAATCAGATTACCGGTAATTATTTGCTGGTGCATGGCACAGGTGATGATAATGTGCATTTTCAAAATACCGTTGAAATGATTGATCGCCTTGTGTCAGCTAATGTACAGTTCGAAACCATGTTTTATCCGAACCGCAATCATGGTATTTATGGCGGAAATACTCGTGAACATCTTTATAGAATGCTGACTGATTATATTTTAGAAAACTTATAG
- the obgE gene encoding GTPase ObgE: MGRVQFADYAKVYVKGGHGGAGAVHFRREKYVPHGGPDGGDGGAGGDVILRGNEQLNTLLDLRYRKYVNAKDGNRGESSKRKGKDGEDEILEAPLGCVVYDADTKERLGEITDHEQEIVVAEGGKGGLGNWHFRSSTNQTPRHAQDGEEGEQRAIEIELKLIADVGLVGFPNAGKSTLLSAISGAKPKIDSYPFTTLQPNLGVVTMPDYRTFVMADIPGIIEEAHEGRGLGIQFLRHIERNNVLLFMVSSQQDIEYEYEALLDELRAYRSDLLDKPRILAITKMDLQENFELDKEKKLDLDIPVVEISSATNYHIDELKEIIWEQIQAVEKSKEDTESSG; encoded by the coding sequence ATGGGCCGAGTTCAATTTGCCGATTATGCAAAAGTTTATGTTAAGGGAGGTCATGGAGGAGCCGGTGCGGTTCATTTCCGCCGGGAGAAGTATGTACCCCATGGGGGGCCAGATGGAGGCGACGGTGGCGCCGGGGGCGATGTTATTCTCCGGGGCAATGAGCAGTTGAATACGCTTCTGGATCTTCGTTATCGGAAATATGTGAATGCCAAGGACGGCAATCGCGGCGAATCCAGTAAACGCAAGGGTAAGGATGGTGAAGATGAAATCCTGGAAGCTCCACTGGGCTGCGTGGTATATGATGCGGATACCAAAGAACGTCTGGGGGAAATCACCGACCACGAGCAGGAAATTGTAGTAGCGGAAGGCGGTAAAGGTGGACTCGGAAACTGGCATTTTCGCAGTTCAACCAATCAGACCCCGCGTCATGCCCAGGATGGAGAAGAGGGAGAGCAGCGAGCTATAGAGATCGAGCTGAAACTCATCGCTGATGTTGGACTCGTTGGTTTCCCAAACGCAGGTAAAAGTACGTTGCTGTCGGCTATTTCAGGAGCCAAACCCAAAATCGATTCCTATCCTTTTACCACGCTACAGCCTAATTTGGGTGTTGTTACGATGCCCGATTATCGAACGTTTGTAATGGCCGATATTCCCGGAATTATTGAAGAGGCCCACGAAGGGCGGGGCTTGGGCATTCAGTTCCTGAGGCATATTGAGCGTAATAATGTTCTTCTTTTTATGGTAAGCTCTCAGCAGGATATCGAATATGAGTACGAGGCATTGCTGGACGAGCTTCGGGCCTATCGCTCCGACCTGCTGGATAAACCGCGTATACTGGCTATTACCAAGATGGATCTGCAGGAAAACTTTGAGCTGGATAAAGAAAAAAAATTAGATCTGGACATCCCGGTAGTTGAAATTTCCTCCGCAACTAACTACCATATAGATGAACTGAAAGAAATCATCTGGGAGCAGATACAAGCCGTTGAAAAGTCTAAAGAAGATACAGAAAGCTCCGGTTAG
- the dprA gene encoding DNA-processing protein DprA, whose protein sequence is MKSLKKIQKAPVRELIALHLISNLGAQRIRSLLQFVDHPREIFQLDRQNIESVYGIGPKTAEEIITFDSWGKVDRIMDKTQRLGSEIMTLWDEDYPTLLREIFDPPLMLWIKGSRKALQNESVAVVGTRKAGKYGLETAKYFSRELVHNGLTVISGLALGVDGAAHRAAVSENGCTVAVLGSGLDIIYPQQHRKLVADIVDTGGAVITEFPLGAPPDAGNFPVRNRIVSGLSLGTLVVASGIDGGSMITAKLALDQNREVFVVPHAIGSPNSIGCHSLIQRGMGKLVQNIEDVLEEIEVHITQSEKKDRSAGSASRKWASLDLDELSTNICEALEEEPMHIDYLAEQLDTTAHKLLPKLLELEMQHCVRQSAGKNFELL, encoded by the coding sequence TTGAAAAGTCTAAAGAAGATACAGAAAGCTCCGGTTAGAGAGCTTATAGCCCTTCATTTAATTTCCAACTTGGGTGCGCAGCGTATTCGAAGCCTGTTGCAATTTGTGGATCATCCGCGCGAAATTTTTCAACTGGATCGGCAGAATATTGAATCCGTTTATGGAATAGGTCCCAAGACCGCTGAGGAGATTATTACCTTTGACAGCTGGGGTAAAGTCGACCGGATCATGGATAAGACGCAGCGCCTTGGATCAGAGATCATGACTTTATGGGATGAGGACTATCCTACACTGCTGCGCGAAATATTCGATCCGCCGCTGATGCTATGGATTAAAGGGAGCAGGAAGGCCCTGCAAAATGAGAGTGTGGCCGTTGTAGGTACGCGCAAGGCCGGAAAGTATGGATTGGAAACTGCAAAGTATTTTAGCCGGGAATTGGTTCATAATGGCCTAACTGTAATTAGTGGATTGGCATTGGGTGTAGACGGGGCGGCTCATCGGGCAGCTGTATCGGAAAATGGATGTACAGTAGCAGTGTTGGGATCGGGCCTGGATATCATATATCCGCAGCAACACAGGAAACTGGTAGCCGATATTGTTGATACGGGTGGTGCTGTTATCACGGAATTTCCCCTTGGGGCACCTCCGGATGCCGGTAATTTCCCGGTGCGTAATCGCATTGTCAGCGGATTGAGTTTGGGTACACTGGTGGTAGCTTCGGGCATTGATGGAGGCAGCATGATTACTGCTAAATTGGCACTGGATCAGAACCGGGAAGTTTTTGTCGTACCTCACGCCATTGGATCTCCCAATTCTATCGGTTGCCACAGCCTGATACAGCGCGGGATGGGCAAGCTGGTTCAAAATATAGAAGATGTTTTAGAAGAGATTGAGGTTCATATAACGCAATCTGAAAAAAAAGATCGCTCTGCCGGGTCGGCCTCCCGTAAGTGGGCTTCCCTTGATCTGGATGAATTGTCTACAAATATTTGTGAGGCACTGGAAGAAGAACCGATGCATATAGATTATTTAGCTGAACAGCTGGATACTACAGCACATAAATTGTTACCTAAACTACTTGAATTGGAGATGCAGCACTGTGTACGTCAGTCTGCGGGTAAAAATTTTGAGCTTTTATAA
- the rpoN gene encoding RNA polymerase factor sigma-54 — MLKTGQQMNQKQTQQQRLSPQQIQYIKLLQLPTIALEQRIKEELETNPVLEEGEQSDSVDELEQPEWEEEEVARDEELEPVDQNEEIDWDEFMHNTEYDGNNYSGGSGYGGNEDWRDLPDPYHESFLEKLEQQVGLLDLNEEQQLIANQILGSLDHDGYFRREIEAVVDNIAFNEGTLTNKEEVEKVRKQIQRLDPPGIASRDLRDCLLVQLRMMNEDVEGRNDAIAMLEDHWDLFEKKHFRKLKKKLQIDDEELKAAFDCIKGLDPKPGGGGNAVDDTQNYIEPDFEVYYQPAENSNGNEEEAGDFVISLNNGNVPPLRISPRYKDMWEDLKKKKDKSKQTKETKSFIKDKIESAQWFIDSIRQRQNTLMNTMQTIVALQEDFFKHGEGLKPMILKDIADRVNLDISTISRVVNGKYVQTHFGVFELKYFFSEGLETQSGEEVSSREVKNAVQEIVDNEDKKKPLSDQAIADQLKEKGYKIARRTVSKYREKLNIPVARLRKQIV; from the coding sequence ATGCTTAAGACCGGTCAACAGATGAACCAGAAACAGACGCAACAGCAGCGTCTGTCGCCGCAACAGATACAGTATATCAAGCTGTTGCAGCTCCCTACTATTGCTTTGGAGCAGCGGATAAAGGAAGAGTTGGAGACCAATCCGGTTCTGGAGGAAGGTGAGCAATCTGATTCCGTAGATGAACTGGAACAACCGGAGTGGGAAGAGGAAGAAGTCGCCCGGGATGAAGAACTCGAGCCGGTTGATCAGAATGAAGAGATCGACTGGGATGAATTTATGCACAACACCGAGTACGACGGCAATAACTATTCCGGCGGTTCCGGATATGGGGGCAATGAAGACTGGAGGGATTTGCCGGATCCTTATCATGAATCTTTCTTGGAAAAGCTGGAGCAGCAGGTTGGCCTTCTGGATTTAAATGAAGAACAACAGTTGATTGCCAACCAAATACTTGGTTCTCTTGATCATGACGGGTATTTCAGAAGAGAAATAGAGGCCGTTGTTGATAATATTGCTTTCAATGAGGGAACATTGACCAACAAGGAAGAGGTTGAGAAAGTCCGTAAACAAATTCAACGGCTCGATCCCCCGGGCATCGCCTCGCGCGATCTACGGGATTGCCTGCTGGTTCAGCTTAGGATGATGAATGAAGATGTCGAGGGCCGGAATGATGCGATCGCTATGCTCGAAGATCATTGGGACCTTTTTGAAAAGAAGCATTTCCGGAAGCTCAAGAAAAAACTTCAGATCGATGATGAGGAGTTAAAAGCTGCTTTTGACTGTATTAAGGGGCTGGATCCAAAGCCCGGCGGCGGAGGTAATGCGGTCGATGATACGCAAAACTATATTGAACCCGATTTTGAAGTATATTATCAGCCTGCGGAAAATTCCAATGGAAATGAGGAAGAGGCCGGTGATTTTGTCATTTCACTAAATAATGGAAATGTGCCACCTCTTAGAATTTCACCCCGCTATAAGGATATGTGGGAAGACCTGAAAAAGAAAAAGGATAAGAGTAAGCAGACTAAAGAGACCAAATCTTTTATTAAAGATAAGATAGAATCTGCTCAGTGGTTTATCGATTCTATACGTCAGCGGCAGAATACGCTGATGAATACCATGCAGACGATCGTAGCCCTTCAGGAGGACTTTTTTAAGCATGGGGAGGGATTGAAACCGATGATTCTTAAGGATATTGCTGATCGCGTGAATTTGGATATCTCCACCATTTCCCGGGTAGTTAACGGTAAATATGTTCAGACACATTTTGGAGTATTCGAGCTTAAGTACTTTTTCAGCGAGGGACTGGAAACACAGAGCGGAGAGGAAGTTTCCAGCAGGGAGGTTAAAAATGCAGTACAGGAAATCGTGGATAATGAAGATAAGAAAAAACCGCTGAGTGACCAGGCCATCGCGGATCAACTCAAGGAAAAGGGATATAAAATTGCTCGAAGAACTGTGAGTAAATATCGCGAGAAGCTAAATATTCCGGTCGCACGACTTCGTAAACAAATTGTTTAA